The DNA region AGGTGTGGGAGCATCCGCGGCTGAAGATCGAGCTGCCGTGGGATCATAAGTAAGCGCGGAAGCGTTTGCGAAAAAAGCGTGGCAGCGTTTGGTGCGCGGCTATGTCGCATCTTTTTGAGTCGCTCACGATCAAGTCGGTCACGCTTCGCAATCGCATCGGGGTTTCGCCGATGTGCATGTACTCGTCGGAGGATGGCGTGGCGACGGACTGGCATCTGGTGCATCTGGGCGCGCGAGCGGCGGGCGGGGCGGGGTTGATCATTGCGGAGGCGACGGCGGTTTCGCCAGAAGGACGGATTTCTCCCGGCGATGCGGGGATCTGGGCGGACAAGCACGTGGAGCCGCTCCAGCGGATCAACCGGTTCGTGAAGGCGCACGGGGCGGTGGCGGGTATTCAGATTGCTCATGCCGGTCGGAAGGCGAGTGCAGCACGGCCTTGGGAGAAGGGCGGGCATCTCGCGGATGACGCGGGCGGGTGGCCGGTGGTGGGGCCGAGCGCGGTGGCGTTTGGCGGGGAGTTGAGCAAGGTGCCTCAGGCGTTGACGGCGCAGGAGATCAAGGGTGTGCAGGCGGACTTCGTGGCGGCGGCGAAACGGTCGCTGGCGGCGGGCTATGAGTTGCTGGAGATCCACGCGGCGCATGGCTATTTGCTGCATCAGTTTCTCTCGCCGCTTTCGAACGGGCGCGTGGATGAGTACGGCGGGCTCTTTGAAAATCGGGCGCGGTTTCTTTTGGAAACGACACGGGCGGTTCGTGCGGTGTGGCCGGAGAAATTGCCGTTGATCGTACGGATTTCGTGCACCGACTGGGTCGCGGTTGGATGGGATATTGAGGAGAGCGTGGAGCTGGCGAAACGCTTGAAGACGGAGGGTGTGGATTTGATCGATTGCTCGACGGGTGGCGGTGCGCATGGAGCGAAGGTTCCGATCGGGCCGGCATATCAGGTGAAATTTGCGGAGCGCATTCGACGCGAGGCGGGCATTTCGACGGCGGCTGTCGGTTTGATCACGGAAGCGAAGCAGGCGGATGAGATCGTGCGGACGGGGCAGGCGGATCTGGTGCTGCTGGGGCGGGAGTCGTTGCGTGATCCGAACTGGCCGTTGCATGCGGCGAAGCAACTCGGGCACTCGGAGGCGGTGAAGCCGCCGGTTCAATACGCGCGGGCGTTTTGAGCGGACTGCTGGAGACTCTTTATTCGACGAGCCGATAGCCGATGCCAGACTCGGTTTTAAGGTGCTGCGGAGAGTTGGGCGTGGCTTCCAGTTTTTGACGGAGATGAGTCATCACGACGCGGAGGTAGTGCGTGTTTTCCTCGGCGTTGGGGCCCCAGACTTCGCGGAGGATCTGGCGGTGGGTGACGACTTTTCCGCGGTGCTGCACGAGGAGGGCGAAGAGGGCGTACTCTTTGGCGGTGAGATGGATTTCGGCGTTAGCGCGGCGGATGGTGCGAGCGGCGCGGTCGATCTCGATGTCGCCGATGCGGGCTATCGCGGGCTCGTTGGTGAGCTGGGTGCGGCGAAGGATGGCGCGGACGCGGGCGAGGAGTTCGCGTCCGTTGAAAGGTTTGGTGAGGTAGTCGTCGGCTCCCGCATCGAGCGCGGCGATTTTATCGTCTTCGCCTTCGCGGACGGAGAGGACGAGGACGGGGACGCGGGACCAGTCGCGGAGGCGGCGGATGACTTCGGTGCCGTCGAGATCGGGAAGGCCGAGATCGAGGATGACGCCGTCGGGGGTCTGGTGGGCGATTTCCTGGAGGCCGAGGGTGGCGGTATCGGTTTCGCGGACACGGTAGCCGCCGCCTTCGAGCGTGACGCGGAGGAGACGGCGGATTTGGGGTTCGTCGTCGATGATCAGGAGCGTGCTGGTGGGTGGAGCGGACATCGGAGAGTCGGAGATCGGAGTGGGAATCGGAGGATTACACAGAGGGCACGAGAGGTGGCACGGAGGTCACGGAGGAAAGACGAGGCTGGAGAAGACGATAGAGGGTAAAGAGGGCGGAGGAGGTCGGAATTTTTACAGAAGGTAACGAAGGGAACGAAGAGCGGGAGGTTTTCCTGGTCAGGTATTACAGAGGAGGCGGAGTTTGGTGGTGTGGAAATGTAATGACGAAGCGGGTGCCCCCGGTGGTGTTTTCGGTGGCGGTGATTTCGGCGCCTTGGGCGGTGAGGAAACCGCGGACGATCGAGAGGCCGAGTCCGAGGCCGCCGGTGCGGGTAGGATTAGCGCGGGCGAATTTTTGGAAGAGTTTTTCGCGGAGTTCGGGGGAGATGCCGGGGCCGTGATCGGCGACGGTTATCCATGCGCGGGAAGAAGTGGCATCGAGGCCGGCGCTGAGGGTGATGGGAGTTGCGGGAGGGGTGTGGATGGCGGCGTTGAGGAGGAGGTTGGCGAGGGCTTGTTCGGTGAGGGCGAAGTCGGCGCGGAGGGGCGGGAGGTCGTCGGGGATTTCGATGGTGAAAGGGTGACTGGCGAGCGCGTCGCCGACGGAATCGCGGGCGGCGTTGGCGAGGTCGCGGGCGTCGCACCAGTCGAGGCGGGGTTTGAGCGCGCCGCTTTCGAGGCGGGTCTGGTCGAGGAGATTGCCGACGAGGCGGTTGAGGCGGTGGGCGGCGGAACGGCTTTCGCCGATGAGCGCGGCGCGGAGTTTTTCGTCGGTGGTGTCGGCGAGGTTTTCGAGGGAGCCGGTGATGACGGCAAGGGGGGTGCGGAGTTCGTGGGAGACGCTGTCGAGCAGGGTGCGGTGGAGTTTGTCGGAGGCGGCGAGGAGTTTTTCGCGTTCGCTGGCAGCGCGGAGGTGGTCGCGTTCGACGATGAGGGAGAGCTGGCGGGCGAAGGCGTCGAGGAGGTCGCGCTGGGCGAGGGTGAGTAGTTGATTTTCGGGCACGGCGACTACGAGAACGCCGACGGCGCGGTCTTCGCGGATGAGCGGGAGGTGAAACGCGGCGCTGCCGGGGAGGGTGTCGGTGAAGCGACCGGCGGGGCGGCGGTGGCGGAAGGCCCAGTCGGCGACGCCGCGTTCTTTTTCGTCGAGCGCGAGGGAGGCTGCGAAGTGGGGCGTGAGCGTGTCGCCGGTTTCACCGGCGAGAAGGAGGGCGGTTTTGGCGGAGAAGAGTTCGTCGGTCTGGCGGAGGGCGGTGAAGACGGCGTCGTCGAGCGTGGAGGCGGAGGCGAGGACGCGGGTGAGCTGGAAGAGGGCGGTGGCGCGTTCTTCGCGGAGGCGCTCGTTGCGGGCCTGGGCGCGGATGCGGGCGGTGAGCTGGCCCGCGATGATGGCGACGGCGAAGTAGGTGACGAAGAGCGCGGCGTCTTCGATTTTGTTTATCGCGAAGGTGAAGCGCGGCGGGATGAAGAGGAA from Nibricoccus aquaticus includes:
- a CDS encoding NADH:flavin oxidoreductase/NADH oxidase, whose protein sequence is MSHLFESLTIKSVTLRNRIGVSPMCMYSSEDGVATDWHLVHLGARAAGGAGLIIAEATAVSPEGRISPGDAGIWADKHVEPLQRINRFVKAHGAVAGIQIAHAGRKASAARPWEKGGHLADDAGGWPVVGPSAVAFGGELSKVPQALTAQEIKGVQADFVAAAKRSLAAGYELLEIHAAHGYLLHQFLSPLSNGRVDEYGGLFENRARFLLETTRAVRAVWPEKLPLIVRISCTDWVAVGWDIEESVELAKRLKTEGVDLIDCSTGGGAHGAKVPIGPAYQVKFAERIRREAGISTAAVGLITEAKQADEIVRTGQADLVLLGRESLRDPNWPLHAAKQLGHSEAVKPPVQYARAF
- a CDS encoding response regulator → MSAPPTSTLLIIDDEPQIRRLLRVTLEGGGYRVRETDTATLGLQEIAHQTPDGVILDLGLPDLDGTEVIRRLRDWSRVPVLVLSVREGEDDKIAALDAGADDYLTKPFNGRELLARVRAILRRTQLTNEPAIARIGDIEIDRAARTIRRANAEIHLTAKEYALFALLVQHRGKVVTHRQILREVWGPNAEENTHYLRVVMTHLRQKLEATPNSPQHLKTESGIGYRLVE